The sequence AAGACTTGTGGCAGACCATAATAAAGAAGGAACAGCTGAACCAGCAGTGGTGTCCCGCGGAAAAAGCTGATGTACAGTTGACTCAACTGGTCTAAAACAGGGACACGAAATACACGGATATTGGCCAAAATGACGGCTAAAATCAGTGAAAATACTAATCCCCATGTCGCCATTTCCATTGTGGTACCAAGATATTTTAGCAATATCGGCATCAGATCTAGCATGTAGTTAAAATCAAATCCCATAACTTTTTCCAGTTAATAAGTAGTACTCATAAAAATACAAAGCCCACTGCAAAGGTGTCGCGCAGTGGGCTAAGAAACTTATCCTAATTTATGTAGATAAGAAATGTAAGTGATTACTTTTTCGTAATGTCGGCACCAAACCACTTTTGAGAGATTTGCTCTAACGTGCCATCTGCGCGCATCGCAGCCAATGCTTGGTTGACTTCTGCTTGAAGTTTTTTACCGTTTTCATTGTTCACGAAAGGCCACGCGTTTTCGATCGTTTCGAATGGCTGACCAGCAAGTTGCAGCGGAAGACCTGTTTTTTTAATCAGCTCAAGAGCAGACAGACGATCCATAATAAAGGCATCGGCACGACCTAAAGCCACATCGTGTTCAATACCTGTTTCGTATGTCTTGATGTTGATCTTGCCATCTTTGTCGTAACTGCGTAGTAGTTGTTCAAAGTTGGAGCCTAGGTTTACTGCAACGGTTTTACCTGAAAGATCTTCGACGCTCTTAATGTCGT is a genomic window of Vibrio japonicus containing:
- a CDS encoding amino acid ABC transporter substrate-binding protein gives rise to the protein MKNWIKAAVAVIALSAATVQAATDVKVGMSGRYFPFTFVQQDKLQGFEVDLWDEIGKRNDYNIEYVTANFSGLFGLLETGRIDTISNQITMTDARKAKYLFADPYVVDGAQITVRKGNDDIKSVEDLSGKTVAVNLGSNFEQLLRSYDKDGKINIKTYETGIEHDVALGRADAFIMDRLSALELIKKTGLPLQLAGQPFETIENAWPFVNNENGKKLQAEVNQALAAMRADGTLEQISQKWFGADITKK